In the Bradyrhizobium guangzhouense genome, one interval contains:
- the yidD gene encoding membrane protein insertion efficiency factor YidD, which produces MKHSACEHCSAPIAEALRLPRRFGRALIWLYRHTLSPLVGYNCRHLPTCSVYGDEAIERFGLWAGGWMTVARLLRCNPFGTSGIDNVPLAAPRGARWYLPWRYGRWRGVNAS; this is translated from the coding sequence ATGAAGCACTCAGCCTGCGAGCACTGCTCCGCACCCATCGCCGAAGCGCTGCGACTGCCGCGCAGGTTCGGCCGCGCGCTGATCTGGCTCTACCGGCATACGCTGTCGCCGCTGGTCGGCTACAACTGCCGTCATCTGCCGACCTGCTCCGTCTACGGCGATGAGGCCATCGAGCGCTTCGGACTCTGGGCCGGCGGCTGGATGACGGTGGCCCGGCTATTGCGCTGCAACCCTTTCGGCACGTCAGGCATCGACAACGTGCCCCTCGCTGCGCCGCGCGGTGCGCGCTGGTATTTGCCCTGGCGCTACGGCCGCTGGCGCGGTGTCAACGCTTCGTAA